CAGAATTGCGTTATTATAACCTAAAACAAAGGCAATTCCGTTAAAATTTGAATTCCTAACTAAATAGCCTATTTTATAAATTCATTCAGCATTTTCAATTGCAAGATCGCTTAAATTCATTCCAGGAACTAAACTTTGGTTTGGCTCAACTATCAGAATATCCGCATTTTCTAAATTTTGATAATTTTTGAAATATATTTTATTCTTATATTTGCCATAGTCAATTATGCTATTAAATTCTTCAATTATTTGGTTTGCTCTTGAAAAATCGTGATTAATTATTAAAAAATCAACATCAGTGTTTGTTAAAATTAAGTTGGAAATTAAATTTATACTAGTATTTGTGATGTTGATAAACCCAATTATCATAAATTTCCTTTTTAAAAAATTGCGATTTTTGATAATTTGTATTATAATTATCTTTTAAATGTCTTTTTATTTTTACCAAAATAAAAATTTTTTCTAATTATTTGTAACATTATAGCAAAATAATTAGAAAAGTAGAAGAGGTTGACTTTGTTACAAGTCAGAGCAAATATTTTTAAATCTAATCAATATTTTAAGTTTTTATTTAAATTAAGCTTTAAAAAAAAGGCGATTTATGTTTTTATCGCCCTTTCATTTGTAGCAACAACGATGCTTGCTTTAATCACAAGATTTTATGCTACTGAAAAAAATTTTAGTTTATTTTCATTTATCGTATTATTTATAAATCTTTCGTTGACGATAATTATTTCTTCTTATATGTTTTTATCAATTTTTAAGGATTTATCGATTTTAAGTGTTGATATTATAAGTTTTATTAAACCCTATTCGCGCCAATATTTTATTTTGACAAAACTTTTGTTTTTAGTTGTTTTTGGAATTTTTTGATCTTTTTTTATCAGTTTTTTATTAGTTTCTTTTTATATAATTAATTCGCGCTATTTTGATCAGGTAAATTCGCCTTTGATATGAGGTTTTTTATCGGCTTTTTTTTCATTTTTGATTTTTGGCGCGCTTACAGCATTAGTTAGTCACAAATTTAGTTCAAAATTGTCTTTATCAATTGCAATTTTTTCGTTTTCGCCTTTTATTTTAATTGGTTCAAGTTCAGCTTTTAGTTCAACATCAACAATTAATCGTTTTGCCGAAATTCTTAACTTAGAACATAATGGTTATGATTCTAATACAATTCTCGATGTGGAAAAATTTTACCTTAATAATAAAAAAGATCAGTTTTTTATTATCCCAAAACAAGTTGGAAATCCAAATTTTTCTAAAAGACAAGTTGAATATATCCAAAAAGCTTGAAATGATAGTTCAGCAGCGGCACAAGTTTGGCAAGCGGCTTCTTATTTGTTAATTCCTTATCAATTAATTAATGTTTTTGAGCCAAAAGATCGCGATGCAATTGAAAATGCGGTCGGCGTTAAGGAAACTTTTTTAAAAAATTATATTTATTCAAATAATTTAGCTTCAAAGAAAAATAATTATTTCCTTTCCACAAATCCGGCTATGAAAAAATATAAACTTTCAAGTGGGCAGCAAGTTTTTCTTGTTCCTGGCGCACTTAAAAATGATTCTCATTTTGAGAATCTAGAAAATCGCGAAATAATTTATGCAAACGAAGATGCCACAAATTTTGCAAAAATTTTACCGCAGGATTCCCAAACTTTTGGTCTAACTTCTGATCTTGTCGGCAAATTAAGGTGAAATTTAATAAAAGAATTATTATCATCACCGGTTTTTGATGAATATGCGGCAAAATTTTTTGAAA
The sequence above is a segment of the Mesomycoplasma flocculare ATCC 27399 genome. Coding sequences within it:
- a CDS encoding ABC transporter permease, with the translated sequence MLQVRANIFKSNQYFKFLFKLSFKKKAIYVFIALSFVATTMLALITRFYATEKNFSLFSFIVLFINLSLTIIISSYMFLSIFKDLSILSVDIISFIKPYSRQYFILTKLLFLVVFGIFWSFFISFLLVSFYIINSRYFDQVNSPLIWGFLSAFFSFLIFGALTALVSHKFSSKLSLSIAIFSFSPFILIGSSSAFSSTSTINRFAEILNLEHNGYDSNTILDVEKFYLNNKKDQFFIIPKQVGNPNFSKRQVEYIQKAWNDSSAAAQVWQAASYLLIPYQLINVFEPKDRDAIENAVGVKETFLKNYIYSNNLASKKNNYFLSTNPAMKKYKLSSGQQVFLVPGALKNDSHFENLENREIIYANEDATNFAKILPQDSQTFGLTSDLVGKLRWNLIKELLSSPVFDEYAAKFFESFKAKTTQKEILEEISKRISTDKELLELNDEKTAVLAKKLDIKKVENQVQKKIYFASALIYWLYFNRPNSEILDSFLINEKQNFDPGPIFVKIDQQKYQIGGFSSFSAEQRVVENKVIKRFNLSKSDNFLFQPVLQMMEIKFNYQVVSKKIYPIIWVVISAVFFYCIFRIYSRKDYK